Sequence from the Microtus pennsylvanicus isolate mMicPen1 chromosome 12, mMicPen1.hap1, whole genome shotgun sequence genome:
GGCTAAAAAGTTGACTCCAAAGTTGGGTCACTTCTAAACTTATACCCCAGTATCATTCAAATGTCTTATCCACTGAGCTCAGGAGAGCAAAACAGACTAGAGAAAATgttttatctgaaaaaaaaaagaatatattttaatatggaaGAAGTTTCAATTGGGCTCAGTGGCATTTCTCCAAGTCACCAGTTGGCAAGACTTTTCCTGCCCTGAGAAATTAATCAGCAACAAACCAGCTCTCATAGCGAATGGCCAACCTTTGTCAGACACTGTTGTCACTGTGTGCCATAGGCCGTATGGTCACCTCAGTTCTTCCCACAGAAGTCCTGTTCTAGAAGAACcattgctttctctccttctgacGAGTGCAGAGTTCAGAGAGTTCAAACAACACATGGAAGACTGTACTGCAAACGCACAATACCGCAGGATTGCTTGAATTCTTGCAGAGGTGGTCTGACTTCACAACCACACTTTCAGCAATCACTGTGACCTGAATAGTTATCAAGCTCCAGACATGGTGCTAAGGTTCCTCCCTGCAATGGAAAAGTAAGGTCTCCCAAGCGGTAGAAAACCAGGAGACTATAAATACTAATTTGTGTGAGCTTAAGCAAATGCAGTATCTTGATGTATCAGGCATCTTAGCTATAAAGAATAAGGAACCATCCATCTAAGttcgatttctttctttttcttcctttatttccttttttgggggggagggggttgagaaaagattttgctgtgtagctttggtgcctgtagaccaggctggcctcgaactcacaaagatccacctgcctctgcctccctagtgctgggattaaaggtgtgtgccaccaccacctggcctaagTTTGAATTTCTACCTCTTTAGGTCAATCTTAGAAGCCATAAAGCAAGTGGGGCCTCAAGGCAGCATCTTCCAGTTTGGTTTTAGAATCATGACGGCAAAACAGACTTTGGCCACCTGGATATGTTCATCCCTGACTAATGGATTTCTCCCAACAATCTGTAGCTTTCATTTCCATATCTGCCTACTGTTCAAAAATGCTGACTTTAACAAGAAGATGTACACTGAAACTTTCATTATTTCCAAACAACGGGTGTTAGGAAAGCAGAGACAATTAGGGAGGGTGTCCTATTTCCCTTGATTGAGAGGTGAGAGCCTTGAACCAAGGGAGGAGAATGCAGCCAAAAGGCAAGGAAGCGGTCTAGTgctctgcctcccccctccccattgGGCCCCATGGCTAGACTTTACTGTGAAGTTTGAGGGAAGTAACTGTGGCTTAGTTTAACTCTCGTTGGTGGAGACTCTGGTAAAAGTATCATGCCATCATGGCGAAAAGTTTCAGAGTTTTGATAACCTGTATTTCTGCTTTGTCAGTCAAATACATCTGGTCCCAGCTACAAAGCCTTGTTTCAAAACGGGACAAGCAAGCATAGTTGCTTACAAACTTTCCAAAGCCCAAGGAAGTTCTCGAGGGCTTGGAGTGTAGcttaaaaggagaaaactggtCCGGGATCTGTGAGGTTCTGGGTCTCCTCCTTAGCCCAGTCCACAGAGATAAACGAAGGGGGAGCAAAGGGgcggggagaaggaagggcaaaGGCGAGCTGCTGTTAAAAGGGAGGTTCCAACAAGGAGAACGAGGCTCTGTGTGAGCATCCTTCAAAGGCTGTGTAGGAGAGAGGGAGTTCTGACTCCATCCCTGCCTTCGGGTGCTGTAGGCAGGTTAGCTTCCTGAAGCCTCAGTGAGTTAACCTCCTTAACACCCCTTCCCCCGTTTCAGCCTCTGTAACCACACACACAGGCCTTGGTGGAGCAGCTTGAGAGATACAACGAGGGAGCAAGAGGTTACAGCTTTGGATTGCTGAAAAACAAGTATTTAAATATTACACATTTTCATGATTAACTTCAGATATTTAGCAACATCAAATTGGTCTCTGAGATTCTTGCTACCATAATGTTGCTAATTACAAATATATTTCTTCAACTGTTTTTCACTTGAGGAGAGAAATTATgtaacttattattatttttttttaattcttgcaACTTACAGGGCTTCAAACTTTGGGCAGCCATTCCCAGGAGGTGTGACTTGAATCCGCTCTATGATGTTTGGATGGACAGGCCTTGAGATCGTCTTGGAACATTTACACTTTAGGTTTGTGTAATTGGCCTCCAGGATTCCTGTAAATGCAGACTCAGTCACTTCAACCCATTGGGCCTATAACTTAGAAGTAGAACTGAACTACCAATCTTCTATATCACGCATTTGTAGAGGCAAACATTTCAAGCCAGCTGCATAAGCTTTCAGTTtgtgtatttctgtttgttttgccttgtGTGCTTCCAAATGTTTTCTACCAAAACCTTAATGGAAATGACCTCAGCTTTTCAAAGTCGTAGCATTCCTTGACTGTCCTTGTAGCGTTATATTGGCATTTAGGTGATTTGACAGCTGATGCTCTAGGGACAGTCAACTATGTTACACCTAATGTGTTAGGAAATCAACTGATCTCCGCTCCCAGCGAAAAAGCAGAGGAGCAGATGCTGCTGGAGACTGGCGAATATTGTAAGCATCTCTCACAGTTCTTTCTCTTAGCAACCCTCCACCCTCACCGCCTCTCTATCTGAGAAAACCCATGGAGGATGCTTCTTCACTCATGTTTAATATCTTGGTTCTCAATATTACTCATAACTATCACCAAAGGAAAACCAATAATAAAAATTGGAGGCTCTATTCAGCCGCAATACTTAGTAGTTATAGACATTTTAGTGGTAATTCATCTCATGGATTTTTGTGAAGtctaaggtttatttatttttatttatttattttaaagaaattgttgCTGGGTTATCCAAACATTTGAAAAGTTGGACAAAGGATGATTTTTATAAGTTCAAAGCTGCTCACTGAGACATGgtctcccaaaacaaaacaaacaaaaccaaaagatatttataaaatccTTTGAATAAGTAAAAGCGTCATGTCCCCAAGGTGTCTACAGTTTTGTGGGCTGAACAAGGAGCCATCCTTAGACCACAGCTGAGGTCATGTTACTCACAGCCTGTATACTGATACTGGGAACGGAGCATTTCCTAGGGGCTAACTTTGTCACCAGCAGCAGGAAAGCTTTataggagaggagagaaatgagTTTTGAAGGAAGAGTGAAAATGGGGATGTGGAGGGGGACCTGTACATCTTAAGCGTAATTATCTGTCCTGTAAACCCGAGTGCTTCTCTCTGCCCACACATCCATCCCCTCAGCTGTATACACACCTTGCCATTTCAGTTAGACATTCATGCAGTCACGCAGAGACAGCTGCCCCATTCAGGCTGAAGTCAGCTCCTCGCCTCTGCTTTATTTAGGGTGTCAGGCCTTACCACGTGCAACTGTCCTGGGAATGTCAGACTCAGAGGCCAAGGTTTGACGAGGAGTGGCGTCAAGAGGCAGAGCAAAGAGGAGCCGTGCAAAGGAGTCTTCCTGTCGGCGTCTGAGCTGACAGCCAACAATACACAACTATACCTAAGTCCTACGAACCCGCACCATCCTTCCTCTATAAAGGACAGTCTTGACACTTTGAAAGCTTCCGTTTTTAAAGGGTTAAATCCCTGGGACCTCACCCTTCCAAATCTGGAAGCAGTTgagcccccacccctgctcttgTAAGACTTCCTTCCCAGTTTTAATTGAAGGAGAAATGGCGAGGACCATTTCTGCTCAAAGGCTAGAGAAATCATAAGTGAAAGTTCTCACCGTGGCCTGGAGCGAGGCAGCTGgccagcaggaggagcagggctGCTAGGCTGAGTCTCATTCTGCCTGGAGGTGGAGTCCAACCTTCAGCTCTGAGGCCAAGCCGAGGGCTCCCGACTCCAGACTCTTATTTATTTAGACCAGTGAGGGCCCTCCCACCGCCTGCCTCCAGTAGGTCAGCTGCACCGTCAGTCTCCAGATCCCCCAAAGATTGCTGAGTTTGCCTTtgcagaaaaaagaaattcatctTGCAAAATTTATGACTATGTTCTGGATAACCAAGCATTTCTTGGAGATGCGGATTAAAAATGTCAGAGATGCCGTGGAGATCTGAAggtgaagaaaagaggagaacGGGATCAGTTTGGAGACCCCCAAGTGCTCTCTTTTTTAGTGCTTGGGATCAAATCCATAGCCTGGAGTAGGTTAGATAGACAGCCTAGCACAGAGCCCCTGCTCAGGACACAGGGCCACGCTAGGGGCGCAACTGGTGATTGTGGCTTCCCAGAGTGGAAGGTTGTCAAGTTTCTCCGCAATTTCAGGTATAAGCTTCATGGCACCAGTGCCTCCGTACCTCATTCCTGTGTGTCCCCAGCTTTTGCAAGAGGGCTCACCCTTGGTACAGGCTCAGTAAGTATACACCTGACAGACACTCTGGATCCTCAAGCTGCCTGTGTCCTAGACTTCTCTGCCAAACGTTTCCAACTCTTCATTTTATTCTCTGAAATGATGGTTACATATGGACATCTTAAAGGGGGAAAAATATGTGGCTGGTCCTTGGTGTACTTGTGGCAGAACGAAAGGAGGGTAGGGAACGGCTTTGAGATGAGCATCTTTGTGGCCGCACTTGCAAGTTAGTAAGCTGTGAGCCGCGTGTCAGTGGACTCATTAGGACATCAGCTGGAGGACCTCGTTGATAGACTGTTCAACTTAAGCACCTGTGAGGTGTGGTTTGGATACCAAGGAAACAGTTAGCCTGCAGCCTTTCCGACTTTGCTACAGGCTCTTTGGTTTAAAGGGAGGTATTTGTGtagtggccagcctggtcttacatGCCAGTGAACTGACCTGGATAAGTGTAGACGGATCCCACACCTTGGATTACTGGAAAATCAATTTTAGCTTTCTGGAGTGATTTCCTGCACAATTTGGTGCTATGAATCAATTACTGAATGCTGAGTGCCCTCAGTGttccaatgtgtgtgtgcgtgtgtgtgtgtgtgtgtgtgtgtgtgtgtgtgtgtgtgtgagagagagagagagagagagagagagagagagagagagagagagcccttaGTACAACAAGCAGCTCTTCCATTTGGGTCGAATGACAGTAACAATAGGAAACTCGATCATGAGATAGTCTAGACCATCTTGTCCTGTCTGGCAGTTCTAGCTGTTTGAAAATCCTCCGCCCTAGTAGTGGGAATCAAATGATCCAGGGCCTTGACCATACTAGGCAAATGTTCTGCTACTGGCCTATGCTCCTAGCCCAAGTTCTTCCCCGAGTGTCTGACAATGAATTCTCTACGAGTTTATGCATTGTCTCCTACTTCTGTTTGCTGTCACTGAATGAGGTCATTCTAAATGCTC
This genomic interval carries:
- the Cxcl13 gene encoding C-X-C motif chemokine 13, translated to MRLSLAALLLLLASCLAPGHGILEANYTNLKCKCSKTISRPVHPNIIERIQVTPPGNGCPKFEALIWTKTTKQILCVNPQDRWFQRVLRFIRRKAVSSTPPAPVSKKRTT